The proteins below are encoded in one region of Streptomyces sp. Tu 3180:
- a CDS encoding ATP-binding protein, whose protein sequence is MRVPIRHIAGHLVWSTHGSVWAVYRLHPGPDEQGRREETVQGTYVPAAVRDEQLARITHLVRSLSGAPRLFGLCAQVDAGEIALRMIEGVEPAGPAAGGKPHPWVENVEATLDLLEGQEMHRRTLWLAVPLQNEAAGGQLAASLGAMWADVAPMLGMRAAPVARREVSAYREQASRVEAALAGSVAFRPARPAEIVWMVQHALHRGMPEPLLAEAETSSLYGGQVRAGVLHSPSYADLGQVRLQEGGVDPELDDADELNGAGQLTRSGGKAWWRVKASSPLRRRWLQVESDAGVGYQAQLVLAECPPAIGQDAADLFAQLEALDFPVDYTIDLTLVPAEKAREQVRRKKNELIDQADQYDARPTGMPASLTEAARDLGELDARLSRTSVEVEVQSVTVLSVWGPTAAICDARARALVALLGGADYRAVRPAGLQEALFMLGLPGTVRPGVVREFTQHQVSEDWALGGAFTTTEVGDPNGMFLGLDLDCGTTRPVMINVADAPKQDASASMGIVGDLGAGKSVLEKLIAEAVWARGGVAICIDRTPVREWATFARTAAAGRCQIIDAAQAEVSIDPLRMFDGPEGRHYALSYLTLQLGIGPMSTSGEVLHHAVEQAAASEQPSMHRVLEVLQEMATREAGKRQDAAATLAGLIKVVASNPLAAMVFDPALPPVRLDASGASDMIVITTTGLKLPPKAAFDKPEVLHQQPLEALIGRAVLYLIAAIARQTAFEDPERFTAVVLDELYWLTSSAEGTALVHEILHDGRKHGAGLIAGSHDAEELGPDRGLMAYRALARTTDRERARRGLEFVGLDAGDPELLRLVTTGLSPVGQKGREGEFLLTCPRQNTGRVKAVIPRIPRIATSITTTPGHRTTAPAPLASATTGDRPEEPTA, encoded by the coding sequence GTGAGGGTGCCGATTCGTCACATCGCCGGGCACCTGGTGTGGTCCACGCACGGCAGTGTGTGGGCGGTCTACCGGCTGCACCCGGGCCCGGATGAGCAGGGGCGGCGTGAGGAGACGGTGCAGGGCACCTATGTGCCGGCCGCGGTCCGCGACGAACAGCTCGCCAGGATCACGCATCTGGTGCGTTCGCTGTCCGGGGCGCCGCGTCTGTTCGGGCTGTGCGCGCAGGTCGATGCCGGGGAGATCGCCCTGCGCATGATCGAGGGCGTCGAGCCGGCCGGGCCGGCGGCGGGCGGAAAGCCGCATCCGTGGGTGGAGAACGTCGAGGCCACCCTGGATCTGCTGGAGGGGCAGGAGATGCACCGCCGCACGCTGTGGCTGGCGGTGCCGCTGCAGAACGAGGCCGCGGGTGGCCAGCTGGCTGCCTCACTGGGAGCGATGTGGGCGGACGTCGCACCCATGCTGGGCATGCGGGCCGCTCCCGTGGCCCGGCGCGAGGTGAGCGCCTACCGCGAGCAGGCCTCGCGGGTGGAGGCCGCGCTCGCCGGCAGTGTCGCCTTCCGCCCGGCCCGCCCGGCGGAGATCGTGTGGATGGTTCAGCACGCCCTGCACCGCGGCATGCCCGAGCCGCTGCTGGCCGAAGCCGAGACGAGCAGCCTGTACGGCGGGCAGGTCCGCGCCGGTGTGCTGCACTCCCCCAGCTACGCCGACCTCGGTCAGGTCCGCCTGCAAGAGGGCGGCGTCGATCCCGAACTCGACGACGCCGACGAGCTGAATGGCGCAGGTCAGCTGACGCGCTCGGGCGGCAAGGCGTGGTGGCGGGTCAAGGCGTCCTCCCCTTTGCGCAGGCGGTGGCTGCAGGTGGAGTCCGATGCCGGGGTGGGCTATCAGGCGCAGTTGGTGCTGGCCGAGTGCCCTCCCGCTATCGGTCAGGACGCCGCCGATCTGTTCGCCCAGCTCGAGGCTTTGGACTTTCCCGTCGACTACACCATCGACCTCACCCTGGTGCCGGCGGAGAAGGCCCGCGAGCAGGTGCGGCGCAAGAAGAACGAACTGATCGACCAGGCCGACCAGTACGACGCCCGCCCCACCGGCATGCCCGCCTCGCTGACGGAGGCCGCCCGTGATCTGGGCGAGCTGGACGCCCGCCTGTCCCGCACCAGCGTGGAGGTCGAGGTCCAGTCAGTGACGGTGCTGTCGGTGTGGGGGCCGACCGCCGCGATCTGCGACGCCCGCGCCCGAGCGCTGGTCGCGCTGCTGGGCGGCGCCGACTACCGGGCGGTGCGCCCGGCCGGCCTGCAGGAGGCCTTGTTCATGCTCGGTCTGCCGGGCACGGTGCGGCCCGGGGTGGTGCGCGAGTTCACCCAGCACCAGGTCTCCGAGGACTGGGCGTTGGGCGGCGCCTTCACCACCACGGAGGTCGGCGATCCCAACGGCATGTTTCTCGGTCTCGACCTGGACTGCGGCACGACCCGCCCGGTGATGATCAATGTGGCGGATGCGCCGAAGCAGGACGCCTCGGCCTCCATGGGCATCGTCGGCGACCTGGGCGCCGGTAAGAGCGTGCTGGAGAAGCTGATCGCCGAAGCGGTGTGGGCCCGGGGCGGGGTCGCGATCTGCATCGACCGCACCCCGGTGCGCGAGTGGGCCACCTTCGCACGCACCGCCGCTGCGGGCCGCTGCCAGATCATCGACGCCGCCCAGGCGGAGGTGTCCATCGACCCGCTGCGGATGTTCGACGGGCCGGAGGGACGTCACTACGCCCTGTCCTACCTCACCTTGCAGCTGGGCATCGGGCCGATGTCCACCAGTGGTGAGGTACTGCACCACGCCGTGGAGCAGGCCGCCGCCAGTGAGCAGCCGTCGATGCACCGCGTGCTGGAAGTCCTGCAGGAGATGGCGACGCGGGAGGCGGGTAAGCGGCAGGACGCGGCCGCGACTCTGGCCGGTCTCATCAAGGTGGTGGCCAGCAATCCGCTGGCGGCGATGGTGTTCGATCCGGCGCTGCCGCCGGTGCGGCTGGATGCCTCTGGTGCCTCCGACATGATCGTGATCACGACCACGGGGCTGAAGCTGCCGCCGAAGGCCGCGTTCGACAAGCCGGAGGTGCTGCACCAGCAGCCGCTGGAGGCGCTGATCGGCCGCGCGGTGCTCTACCTGATCGCGGCGATCGCCCGGCAGACCGCGTTCGAGGACCCGGAGCGGTTCACCGCGGTGGTGCTGGACGAGCTGTACTGGCTCACTTCGTCGGCCGAGGGCACCGCGCTGGTCCACGAGATCCTCCACGACGGCCGCAAGCACGGCGCCGGTCTGATCGCCGGCTCCCACGACGCAGAAGAACTGGGCCCGGACCGCGGGCTGATGGCCTACCGGGCGCTGGCGCGCACCACCGACCGCGAACGCGCCCGGCGCGGGCTCGAGTTCGTCGGCCTGGACGCCGGCGACCCGGAGTTGCTGCGGCTGGTGACCACCGGCCTGTCCCCGGTCGGCCAGAAGGGCCGGGAGGGCGAGTTCCTGCTGACCTGCCCGCGGCAGAACACCGGCCGGGTCAAGGCCGTCATCCCCCGCATCCCACGCATCGCCACGTCCATCACCACCACACCGGGACACCGCACCACCGCTCCCGCGCCGCTTGCCAGTGCCACCACTGGTGATCGTCCAGAGGAACCCACCGCATGA
- a CDS encoding conjugal transfer protein, with amino-acid sequence MSPGKQATKPEAAVVAAGVRLEKMNRRVRLSRLALFTAIAAGPVALGVAVVSDPTTVAATAQAEPTTMRTTAAAAAADPSGYAQLFLGAWLRSSANDTATAQARLAQSLAPDVELPDPAADAHDAHARLESVTAVRSAQHKPGRWWVTVAAQYADASVRYFAVPVAAGDGGGSFTVTGAPGVVASPARAEVTPSPYGVTVPKGELSSTVGEFLGAYLAGAGEVERYLAPGVHLPAVSPAPYSAVTLRRVLAVEEAAAGEKVPGDGTTVRVLAQVEARDEAGRWPLAYELEFTARSGRWDVAALASGIAQKEDRS; translated from the coding sequence ATGTCTCCTGGCAAGCAGGCCACCAAACCCGAGGCGGCTGTGGTGGCCGCGGGCGTCCGGCTGGAGAAGATGAACCGCCGCGTACGCCTGTCGCGCCTGGCCCTGTTCACCGCGATCGCGGCCGGGCCCGTCGCCCTGGGCGTGGCGGTGGTCTCCGACCCGACCACGGTCGCGGCCACTGCGCAGGCCGAGCCCACCACGATGCGCACCACGGCGGCGGCCGCTGCGGCCGACCCGTCCGGCTATGCGCAGCTGTTCCTCGGTGCGTGGCTGCGCAGCAGCGCCAACGACACCGCCACCGCGCAGGCCCGGCTTGCGCAGTCGCTGGCACCGGACGTCGAGCTGCCCGACCCGGCCGCCGATGCGCACGATGCGCACGCGCGGCTGGAGTCGGTGACCGCGGTGCGCAGTGCGCAGCACAAGCCCGGCCGGTGGTGGGTGACGGTGGCTGCGCAGTACGCCGACGCCTCGGTGCGCTACTTCGCCGTCCCGGTGGCCGCCGGCGACGGCGGCGGCTCGTTCACGGTGACCGGCGCGCCCGGCGTGGTGGCCAGCCCAGCCCGAGCCGAGGTGACGCCGTCGCCGTACGGCGTGACCGTGCCCAAGGGCGAGCTGTCGTCCACGGTCGGGGAGTTCCTGGGCGCGTACCTCGCCGGGGCCGGGGAGGTGGAGCGCTACCTCGCCCCGGGCGTGCACCTGCCGGCCGTCTCTCCTGCCCCGTACAGCGCGGTCACCCTCCGGCGGGTCCTCGCCGTCGAGGAGGCCGCGGCGGGGGAGAAGGTGCCGGGCGACGGAACCACGGTCCGCGTCCTGGCGCAGGTGGAGGCCCGGGACGAGGCCGGGCGGTGGCCGCTGGCCTACGAGCTGGAGTTCACGGCCCGCTCGGGCCGGTGGGACGTGGCCGCTCTGGCATCCGGAATCGCTCAGAAGGAGGACCGGTCGTGA
- a CDS encoding helix-turn-helix transcriptional regulator produces MSELFEAVDALVASRAPLPPAQERKRLRQAHGLTLDEVATALKVRRATVSGWESVKKTVEPRGPEREAYARLLNKLAELYPAPSVPEESAAPTTPATFTAAPAPAEAQTLPPGPAPDTAATTAAGNTQITPDPLPPAPAVAPRPARTTGSASTSRRPAARKAVPVGTPAGGSDPRFENGPLAVVDVDTDGQVLAYCTGGLVLDVPAKSLPALVEWTLKEARLGQPKLSGPGKDADPLLVLTEAALERYGLPVALTEEERLAGRLPEGHKVIKQLARADWKLTKRGFGPWARIYRPATGSERACVQLCIPSWNALDARHWGNAAQLPPADLARVLGVYASRVMTPRGSTAVTGLELMTALHPPTRASEPDADGRRHSEHNPGSLGKDPVDCAPCEAPDGHPLLADLPRFHVRGPAEKLFEEAYDWARPMTDAECTLRHLVGIDVNMAFAAGANGLIVGLGAPTHVTNPVFDPKLPGSWLVDLSHVDLSRVKAGKEWVELDGSLLPSPFTPKGERPEGPAWYATPTVAYAVELGYEVRPIEAYVRYDNGRYLDGWYQRLRDAYLATMADLGVHADMEPADFLAAMDGYQERDPELAIVAAAIKATVKGGLGKLRERPRGEGWRPGQPWRALSRPTWRPDIRAAVISRTRINLHRKIVKHAAFTGQYPVAILSDCVVYAADGTSPLDFLPYRQGKPLPGGFKLGVNPGLVKHEGTQSVLWGEEVRERFNAPELNLARYIKDGTVTDVDNGE; encoded by the coding sequence ATGTCCGAGTTGTTCGAGGCGGTCGACGCGCTGGTGGCGTCCCGTGCTCCGTTGCCGCCGGCGCAGGAGCGCAAGCGGCTGCGCCAGGCGCACGGCCTGACGCTGGACGAAGTGGCCACCGCGCTGAAGGTGCGCCGGGCGACGGTGTCCGGCTGGGAGTCGGTCAAAAAGACAGTCGAGCCGCGGGGCCCGGAGCGTGAGGCTTACGCGCGGCTGCTGAACAAGCTTGCAGAGCTTTACCCCGCGCCCTCAGTACCGGAGGAGTCAGCCGCCCCGACGACACCGGCCACCTTCACCGCCGCGCCCGCCCCGGCGGAAGCACAGACTCTGCCCCCGGGCCCGGCGCCCGATACTGCGGCTACGACTGCAGCCGGGAACACTCAGATCACCCCTGACCCCCTTCCTCCTGCTCCGGCGGTCGCGCCGCGTCCGGCGCGCACCACCGGGAGCGCGTCGACGTCGCGCCGCCCTGCCGCACGGAAGGCGGTCCCGGTCGGCACCCCGGCGGGCGGCTCCGACCCGCGCTTCGAGAACGGGCCGCTCGCGGTCGTCGACGTCGACACCGACGGCCAGGTCCTCGCGTACTGCACCGGCGGCCTGGTCCTGGACGTGCCCGCCAAGTCCCTCCCGGCCTTGGTGGAGTGGACGCTGAAGGAGGCCAGGCTCGGTCAGCCGAAGCTGTCCGGGCCGGGCAAGGACGCCGACCCGCTGCTGGTGCTGACCGAGGCCGCGCTGGAGCGCTACGGCCTGCCCGTGGCCCTCACCGAGGAGGAGCGCCTCGCCGGGCGCCTGCCGGAGGGCCACAAGGTCATCAAGCAGCTGGCCCGCGCGGACTGGAAGCTGACCAAGCGCGGCTTCGGGCCGTGGGCGCGGATCTACCGGCCCGCGACCGGTTCGGAGCGGGCCTGCGTGCAGCTGTGCATCCCGTCGTGGAACGCGCTCGATGCCCGCCACTGGGGCAACGCCGCCCAGCTGCCGCCGGCGGACCTTGCCCGTGTGCTCGGGGTGTACGCGTCCCGCGTGATGACGCCGCGCGGCTCGACCGCCGTCACCGGCCTGGAGCTGATGACCGCGCTGCACCCGCCGACCCGCGCCTCCGAGCCCGACGCCGACGGCCGCAGGCACTCCGAGCACAACCCTGGCAGCCTGGGCAAGGACCCGGTGGACTGCGCCCCGTGCGAGGCCCCCGACGGGCACCCGCTTCTGGCGGACCTGCCGCGCTTCCACGTCCGCGGCCCGGCGGAGAAGCTGTTCGAGGAGGCGTACGACTGGGCGCGGCCGATGACCGATGCCGAGTGCACCCTGCGACACCTGGTCGGCATCGACGTGAACATGGCCTTCGCCGCCGGAGCCAACGGCCTGATCGTCGGCCTCGGCGCGCCCACTCACGTCACCAACCCGGTGTTCGACCCGAAGCTGCCCGGCTCGTGGCTGGTGGACCTGTCCCACGTCGACCTGTCGAGGGTGAAGGCCGGCAAGGAGTGGGTGGAGCTGGACGGCAGCCTGTTGCCCTCCCCGTTCACGCCGAAGGGCGAGCGCCCGGAAGGCCCGGCCTGGTACGCGACGCCGACCGTCGCCTACGCGGTGGAGCTGGGCTACGAGGTGCGGCCGATCGAGGCGTACGTCCGGTACGACAACGGCCGCTACCTGGACGGCTGGTACCAGCGGCTGCGCGACGCCTACCTCGCCACGATGGCCGACCTCGGCGTCCACGCCGACATGGAGCCGGCCGACTTCCTGGCGGCGATGGACGGCTACCAGGAGCGCGATCCCGAGCTGGCGATCGTCGCTGCGGCGATCAAGGCGACGGTCAAGGGCGGTCTGGGCAAGCTGCGCGAGCGCCCGCGCGGGGAGGGCTGGCGGCCCGGGCAGCCGTGGCGGGCGCTGTCCCGGCCCACCTGGCGGCCGGACATCCGCGCGGCGGTCATCTCCCGCACCCGGATCAACCTCCACCGCAAGATCGTCAAGCATGCGGCGTTCACCGGCCAGTACCCGGTGGCCATCCTGTCCGACTGCGTGGTCTACGCGGCCGACGGCACCAGTCCGCTGGACTTCCTGCCCTACCGCCAGGGCAAGCCGCTGCCCGGCGGCTTCAAGCTCGGCGTCAACCCCGGTCTGGTCAAGCACGAGGGCACCCAGTCCGTCCTGTGGGGCGAGGAGGTCCGCGAGCGGTTCAACGCTCCGGAGCTCAACCTCGCCCGCTACATCAAGGACGGTACCGTCACCGACGTCGACAACGGAGAGTAG
- a CDS encoding XRE family transcriptional regulator, translating to MSLFGDGLDAAVQKAFTRPAPKSAPAQMRYLVKQLKGTKAVAQMLRISQRTVERYVKGQIKKPRPDLAARLEREVKKRWQPQIRAKARARAATTGGIVIDTRARLGYTAPIGSTDESRIRHLTVALPPQHAARLFDAHQAGAGDQQLQQIAADALKEVYFQDGGRRAGSLEEVRFTDIEHLEFEL from the coding sequence ATGAGTCTGTTCGGGGACGGCCTGGACGCCGCGGTGCAGAAGGCGTTCACCCGCCCGGCGCCCAAGAGCGCGCCCGCGCAGATGCGCTATCTGGTCAAGCAGCTCAAGGGCACCAAAGCCGTGGCGCAGATGCTGCGGATCTCCCAGCGCACCGTCGAGCGGTACGTGAAGGGCCAGATCAAAAAGCCCCGTCCCGACCTTGCCGCGCGCCTGGAGCGCGAGGTGAAGAAGCGCTGGCAGCCGCAGATCAGGGCCAAGGCCAGGGCGAGGGCGGCCACCACCGGTGGCATCGTCATCGACACCCGCGCCCGTCTCGGCTACACCGCGCCGATCGGGTCGACGGATGAGTCCCGCATCCGCCACCTGACCGTCGCCCTGCCCCCGCAGCACGCCGCCCGCCTCTTCGACGCCCACCAGGCCGGCGCCGGCGACCAGCAGCTCCAGCAGATCGCCGCCGACGCGCTCAAGGAGGTGTACTTCCAGGACGGCGGCCGCCGCGCCGGCAGCCTGGAGGAGGTCCGCTTCACCGATATCGAACACCTGGAGTTCGAGCTGTAG
- a CDS encoding cytochrome P450 has translation MLLDRKSLWPQLRRWEEQSADRDGPFRLRFGTLFVADADAARNILVDSADNYLSQSGFYRLGSDPLPQAARSEASRELLRVLARHDLAASFDLDSALDEVSDGRGRLRHQRWGVEMVRRYFAPVIAHQCHTEINALVDAYVTSSIVADDIVGHVLRRSHRTVPAVRAGLAEQLSRLPAREGGAQDLVDLVLGLPGELSPGDRAQLLQRLVLSTVGFAGVTLEWVVMLGIQHGYDTPAVRQEQIHRLVREALRLYPTAWRLIRVAAADHDVAGTRVHEGEHILIGTHAIHRSATVWDRPLDFRPSRWEQPTDDQRRSYLPFGKGDGMCPANGFAVKALEHLGHLILNGHRGHVRMHTRKPHVRTLLAPPAGWTSLAPAATLER, from the coding sequence GTGCTCTTGGACAGGAAGAGTCTGTGGCCGCAACTGCGGCGGTGGGAGGAGCAGTCCGCGGACCGCGACGGTCCGTTCAGGCTCCGCTTTGGAACCCTCTTTGTAGCCGATGCCGACGCGGCCCGGAACATTCTGGTCGACTCGGCCGACAACTACCTGTCCCAGTCCGGGTTCTACCGCCTGGGATCGGACCCCCTGCCCCAGGCGGCCCGGAGCGAAGCCTCCCGCGAGTTACTCAGGGTCCTGGCCCGGCACGACCTGGCGGCATCATTCGACCTCGACTCCGCCCTCGATGAGGTGAGTGACGGCCGCGGCCGTCTGCGGCACCAGCGCTGGGGTGTCGAAATGGTCCGGCGGTACTTCGCCCCCGTTATCGCGCACCAGTGTCATACCGAAATCAACGCGCTCGTCGACGCCTACGTGACGTCGAGCATTGTGGCCGACGACATCGTCGGCCACGTGCTGAGACGCTCGCACCGTACGGTGCCCGCCGTCCGGGCCGGGCTCGCTGAACAACTCAGCCGGCTGCCGGCGCGGGAAGGTGGCGCACAGGACCTGGTCGATCTGGTACTCGGCCTGCCCGGTGAACTATCCCCGGGCGATCGCGCACAACTGTTGCAACGCCTCGTCCTGTCCACGGTCGGCTTCGCCGGTGTGACTCTCGAGTGGGTGGTGATGCTCGGCATTCAGCACGGCTACGACACCCCGGCGGTGCGGCAGGAACAGATTCATCGGCTGGTCAGGGAGGCGCTGCGCCTGTACCCAACCGCGTGGCGCCTGATCAGGGTGGCCGCCGCCGACCACGACGTTGCCGGCACCCGGGTCCACGAGGGCGAGCACATCCTGATCGGCACACACGCGATCCACCGGTCGGCGACCGTATGGGACAGACCACTGGACTTTCGTCCCTCGCGCTGGGAGCAGCCGACCGATGACCAGCGGCGCTCCTACCTCCCCTTCGGTAAAGGCGACGGCATGTGCCCGGCGAACGGCTTCGCCGTCAAAGCACTCGAACACCTTGGCCACCTCATCCTTAACGGCCACCGGGGGCACGTGCGCATGCACACCCGCAAGCCCCATGTCCGTACACTCCTGGCTCCACCTGCCGGTTGGACCAGCCTCGCCCCCGCCGCAACACTCGAGCGCTGA
- a CDS encoding SWIM zinc finger family protein, which yields MRSFERGLGYLDAVSDLEVREHSVTAVVHGTNIYEVELTLGGDDGPSGWCDCPYGQEGNFCKHCVAVGLTMLRRAKTIPHQQIAARARASGLEAWLTALSRDELLALVREQIAEDHRLRRRLELRAAVARSDTDTVRDRILALIDPRPFARYEYADASRYAQQVAEAAAALRALTTDGQAMQALGLAEEAIRVLGEAYGEIDDSDGVVGQAAAAVAKAHLEACEAARTDPEHLAEWLVGQVLGDSNDVIDLDPLDYAEVLGPSGLARLRQLAAEAQRRRPSGWAEQHLMERLVEAEGDVDALVALYAQNLDPSGATHLRIAEELDSAGRADEALTWAEHGIRDCAAETYIDGRLVDYVCARYSEAGRPADVVGVRRNRFRVERSLAAYRQLRSAAQTAQCWEAERVAALAALREDARRAHGGRYGGPVLIDALLDDGDVDTAWREAAGLADDRQWEHLADLSRETRPAKALGVYLRLVERLKEPTGDRAYEHLARLLLGARDCHRALGTQEAFTDYLANLRAELKRRRKLMSILDRCGL from the coding sequence ATGCGGTCCTTCGAGCGGGGGCTGGGGTACCTGGACGCGGTGAGCGATCTGGAGGTAAGGGAGCACTCGGTCACCGCCGTGGTGCACGGTACGAACATCTACGAGGTGGAGCTCACCCTCGGCGGGGACGACGGACCTTCGGGGTGGTGCGACTGTCCCTACGGGCAGGAGGGCAACTTCTGCAAGCACTGTGTGGCGGTGGGACTGACCATGCTGCGGCGGGCGAAAACGATCCCGCATCAGCAGATCGCCGCACGAGCACGAGCCTCCGGCCTGGAAGCGTGGCTCACGGCACTGTCCCGGGACGAACTCCTGGCGCTGGTGCGGGAGCAGATCGCCGAGGACCACCGGCTGCGCCGACGCCTGGAACTGCGGGCCGCCGTCGCTCGCTCCGACACCGATACGGTCCGGGACCGGATCCTGGCACTGATTGACCCGCGGCCTTTCGCCCGGTACGAGTACGCCGATGCCTCCAGGTACGCACAGCAGGTGGCAGAGGCGGCAGCCGCGCTGCGCGCCCTGACCACCGACGGTCAGGCGATGCAGGCACTCGGTCTGGCCGAGGAGGCGATCCGAGTGCTGGGAGAGGCGTACGGGGAGATCGACGACTCCGACGGTGTGGTGGGGCAGGCCGCCGCCGCGGTGGCCAAGGCCCATCTGGAAGCGTGCGAAGCCGCGCGCACCGATCCGGAGCACCTGGCCGAGTGGCTGGTCGGCCAGGTGCTCGGCGACAGCAATGACGTGATCGACCTGGACCCGCTCGACTACGCCGAGGTGCTGGGGCCGAGTGGGCTTGCCCGCCTGCGGCAGTTGGCGGCCGAGGCACAGCGGCGCAGGCCGTCCGGCTGGGCGGAGCAGCATCTGATGGAGCGCCTGGTCGAGGCGGAGGGCGACGTCGACGCGCTAGTCGCTCTGTACGCGCAGAACCTCGACCCGTCCGGTGCAACGCATCTGCGCATCGCCGAGGAACTCGATTCGGCGGGCCGTGCGGACGAGGCACTCACGTGGGCGGAGCACGGAATTCGAGACTGCGCCGCCGAGACGTACATCGACGGCCGCCTGGTCGACTACGTGTGCGCCCGTTACTCGGAGGCGGGGCGGCCGGCGGACGTGGTCGGGGTGCGCCGGAACCGCTTCCGTGTCGAACGGTCCCTGGCCGCCTACCGGCAGTTGCGCTCCGCCGCTCAGACGGCGCAGTGCTGGGAGGCCGAGCGTGTGGCCGCGCTGGCTGCCCTGAGAGAGGACGCCCGCCGCGCTCATGGCGGGCGGTATGGCGGACCCGTGCTGATCGATGCGCTGCTTGACGACGGCGATGTGGACACGGCCTGGCGCGAGGCCGCCGGCCTCGCGGACGACCGGCAGTGGGAACATCTTGCCGACCTGTCACGCGAGACGCGTCCGGCCAAGGCGCTCGGGGTCTATCTGAGACTGGTCGAGCGGCTGAAGGAGCCGACCGGCGACCGTGCCTACGAGCACTTGGCCCGGCTGCTGCTGGGTGCCCGTGACTGCCATCGTGCGCTGGGAACGCAAGAGGCGTTCACCGACTACCTCGCCAACCTGCGGGCAGAACTGAAACGCCGGCGCAAGCTGATGAGCATCCTCGACCGATGCGGGCTCTGA
- a CDS encoding VOC family protein translates to MSSRLFAISFDAHQPERLAHFWAGVLGLQRADGGDDGVTLLSGNDAGYRLGFRPSRARKTAQNRLHFDLTSSSPEEQRETVARALDLGARHADVGQEPDASHVVLADPEGNEFCVIEPGNAFLAGCGLIGALACDGSQAVGYFWSQALGWPLVWDQDEETAIQSPNGGTKITWGGPPLMPDPGKDLHFDLVPEDDQQAEVERLLSLGAKRLGPARGGDGAVLLADPDGNKLRVLTRR, encoded by the coding sequence ATGAGCAGCCGACTCTTCGCAATCTCCTTCGATGCGCACCAGCCCGAGCGCCTGGCGCACTTCTGGGCCGGCGTCCTGGGCCTGCAGAGAGCCGACGGGGGTGACGACGGGGTCACCCTGTTGTCCGGGAACGACGCCGGCTACCGTCTGGGCTTCCGTCCCTCCCGGGCGCGGAAGACCGCCCAGAATCGGCTGCACTTCGACCTGACCAGTTCCTCCCCGGAGGAACAGCGGGAGACCGTGGCCAGGGCGCTCGACCTCGGCGCGCGGCACGCCGACGTCGGCCAGGAACCGGACGCGTCCCACGTGGTGCTCGCCGATCCCGAGGGCAACGAGTTCTGCGTCATCGAGCCGGGCAATGCCTTCCTCGCCGGCTGTGGCCTCATCGGAGCGCTCGCCTGCGACGGTTCGCAGGCCGTGGGCTACTTCTGGAGCCAGGCGCTGGGCTGGCCGCTGGTCTGGGACCAGGACGAGGAGACCGCCATCCAGTCACCGAACGGCGGCACGAAGATCACATGGGGTGGTCCGCCGCTCATGCCGGACCCCGGCAAGGACCTGCACTTCGACCTCGTGCCGGAGGACGATCAGCAAGCGGAGGTCGAGCGCCTGCTCTCCCTCGGGGCGAAGCGTCTCGGCCCCGCCCGCGGCGGGGACGGGGCCGTGCTGCTGGCCGACCCCGACGGCAACAAGCTCCGCGTGCTCACACGCCGGTGA